The DNA window CCCGGAGATGCTGGCGTTGTGCTTGACCAGAAAGCCGATGACGGCCGCTGCCAGCATCCCGCTCCGTAGCGTCGCTTTATCGTAATGAAACTGGTGCTTAGCCAGGTACGTCAGCCCCGGAATAACGCCCGACGCCCCCGACGTGGGTGCCGTAACGACGATGCCACCCGCTGCGTTTTCCTCCGATGCGGCCAGACAATACGCATTCAGGAAAATGAGGAAACTGTCGGAACGGAGTGCCGGGCCGAGCTGTCCCATGCCCTTCGCCTGCCGGTACAGCTGAGGTGCTTTGCGGCTTAGCTTGATCGAGCCGGGCAGGGTACCGTTGTGCCGTAGTCCCCGCCGGACGGCCTTATGCATGAAGTCGAGCAACTGGTCGATGCGGTGGTTGATTTCGCTGCGTGTCCGGCCGGTCAGGGCCATTTCGTTGGCCATCAGCAGCGCATCGAGCGGCAGGTTGTGGTGGGCGAGCTGGGCTTTCAACTCGGCCATTGTTCCGTACGGATATGGTACAGATACCGTTGCCGGGTCAACGACGGGCTCGCCTTTGCGGATAATGAAGCCCCCACCGATCGAATAGTATTCTTCCGAATAAAGCGTTTCGCCCTGCTCCGTCAATCGCAGCACCATCGTGTTGTGGTAGGGCGAATCGTAGCGGACGCGCTCGAAATGAATGTGTTCCGGCCCCAGCGCCACTGTCTTACCACCGATCTGAATCGCGTAGGTCTGCGAGGGGTCGCGGAGCAGGTTGAGCAGTGCCGCCGGGTCTGTCGATTCGGGTTGC is part of the Spirosoma rhododendri genome and encodes:
- a CDS encoding L-serine ammonia-lyase gives rise to the protein MLPVSPITTSIFDLFKVGPGPSSSHTIGPMKAAFDFRERLATLPAGQQAHADAIHVHLYGSLSATGKGHGTDRAVVAGLLGWQPESTDPAALLNLLRDPSQTYAIQIGGKTVALGPEHIHFERVRYDSPYHNTMVLRLTEQGETLYSEEYYSIGGGFIIRKGEPVVDPATVSVPYPYGTMAELKAQLAHHNLPLDALLMANEMALTGRTRSEINHRIDQLLDFMHKAVRRGLRHNGTLPGSIKLSRKAPQLYRQAKGMGQLGPALRSDSFLIFLNAYCLAASEENAAGGIVVTAPTSGASGVIPGLTYLAKHQFHYDKATLRSGMLAAAVIGFLVKHNASISGAEMGCMGEIGTASAMGAAFLTRCAQPTGSILTIEAAAEIAIEHHLGMTCDPIGGYVQIPCIERNAMGAVKAYNAFLLATAGSASKQKISLDAVVKVMKATGRDMSTKYKETSEAGLALSATEC